In Topomyia yanbarensis strain Yona2022 chromosome 2, ASM3024719v1, whole genome shotgun sequence, one DNA window encodes the following:
- the LOC131684451 gene encoding uncharacterized protein LOC131684451, which produces MASKGSSEALDKSFDIARKRTFMVGINPFIPEREVNVRFVCSALLMVIVYILCFYTIWELRSDLAKVAEVCLALLLVMQGSNKIWVGFVHKSRYYQLFHDTAIIYENFDADERNRPILKDTVDKLALALKGMVLLYGTAGSLMMILVVLVSVVTGEKFYFLTLYIPSVDYTTTLGFVITTCMHMILISYWLNGYLASDTTFMSNIMPIIGYANSFRNEIINFNQMLQVPDRNEKEIAAKLVHICQLHQLIVTYEENAIQHFKSGNLIQVGLQACTILGTVFMFYIYRYLPALSMMVAVLFELTQFCALGTIVTAKNDQMLIDIYEINWHLLKKPQQQIVAFMLFKSQNAKDLTAGGFAPLNMVTYVQVLKTIYTFLAMLLTVLE; this is translated from the exons ATGGCCTCTAAAGGATCATCGGAAGCACTAGACAAATCCTTCGATATAGCCCGCAAGAGAACCTTTATGGTAGGAATAAATCCATTTATACCGGAACGCGAGGTCAACGTGCGATTCGTGTGTTCCGCGTTACTGATGGTAATCGTTTATATTTTGTGTTTTTACACCATATGGGAGCTGCGTTCGGATCTGGCAAAAGTTGCAGAAGTATGCCTGGCTTTGCTATTGGTTATGCAGGGCAGCAATAAGATCTGGGTCGGATTCGTACACAAATCGAGGTACTACCAGTTGTTTCATGATACCGCTATTATCTACGAAAACTTCGATGCAGATGAGAGAAATCGACCAATTCTGAAAGATACCGTGGACAAGTTAGCTCTAGCGCTCAAGGGAATGGTTCTCCTGTACGGCACAGCCGGCTCACTGATGATGATATTAGTTGTTTTAGTGTCGGTGGTAACAGgcgaaaaattttattttctgacACTGTATATTCCATCGGTTGATTACACAACGACGCTCGGTTTCGTGATTACTACATGTATGCATATGATACTTATCTCGTATTGGCTCAATGGTTATCTAGCATCGGATACAACATTTATGTCAAATATAATGCCTATAATCGGATATGCAAATTCGTTTCGAAACGAGATCATAAATTTCAACCAGATGCTACAAGTACCTGATCGGAACGAAAAAGAGATTGCTGCTAAACTTGTGCATATTTGTCAACTGCATCAACTCATCGTCACGTATGAAGAGAATGCCATACAACATTTCAAGAGTGGTAACCTGATTCAAGTGGGGTTACAGGCCTGTACTATTTTGGGTACTGTTTTCATGTTTTATATATATCGCTATTTGCCTGCCCTGAGCATGATGGTCGCCGTACTATTTGAATTAACACAGTTCTGTGCACTGGGAACAATCGTAACAGCAAAG AACGATCAAATGCTAATTGATATTTACGAAATAAATTGGCACTTGTTAAAGAAACCTCAGCAACAAATTGTAGCCTTCATGCTATTCAAGTCACAGAATGCAAAGGACCTCACTGCGGGAGGATTTGCTCCACTGAACATGGTAACCTATGTGCAG GTTTTGAAAACAATTTATACCTTTCTTGCAATGCTTCTCACTGTACTGGAATAA